The following coding sequences lie in one Arachis ipaensis cultivar K30076 chromosome B03, Araip1.1, whole genome shotgun sequence genomic window:
- the LOC107629820 gene encoding phosphomevalonate kinase, peroxisomal isoform X3, producing the protein MYLMVAAQALPAPEVISDILNGNWDHERTEFSLPPLMTLLPGEPGTGGSSTPSMVGAVKKWQKSDPQKSLDTWRRLSEANSQLEIQLNFLSKLAKEQWDAYKSVIDSCSKLRSEKWIEQASEPNKEAVIKALLGAKEAMLGIRYHMRLMGEAAGVPIKPESQTKLLDATLNLEGVLLAGVPGAGGFDAVFAVTLGDSSSNVTKTWSSLNVLALLVKEDPCGVSLESADPRTNEITSAVS; encoded by the exons ATGTATTTGATG GTTGCAGCACAAGCATTGCCTGCACCAGAAGTTATCAGTGACATTCTGAATGGAAACTGGGACCATGAGAGGACTGAGTTCTCTTTACCACCTTTGATGACTCTG TTACCAGGAGAACCAGGAACTGGTGGTTCATCTACGCCATCAATGGTTGGTGCTGTAAAAAAATGGCAAAAGTCTGACCCTCAGAAATCCTTGGACACATGGAGAAGATTGTCAGAGGCGAATTCGCAGTTAGAAATTCAACTGAACTTTTTGAGTAAATTAGCAAAGGAACAATGGGATGCATATAAATCTGTGATTGATAGCTGTAGCAAGCTCAGATCAGAAAAG TGGATAGAGCAAGCTTCTGAACCCAACAAGGAAGCAGTTATTAAAGCATTGCTAGGTGCAAAAGAAGCTATGCTTGGGATTAGATATCATATGCGCCTAATGGGTGAGGCTGCAGGTGTTCCT ATTAAACCAGAATCACAAACAAAACTTTTAGATGCTACACTGAACTTGGAAGGAGTGTTGTTGGCTGGAGTTCCAGGAGCAGGAGGATTTGATGCTGTTTTTGCTGTTACTTTGGGAGATTCAAGCAGCAATGTGACAAAAACATGGAGCTCACTCAATGTTCTTGCCCTTCTGGTTAAAGAAGATCCTTGTGGCGTTTCTTTAGAAAGTGCTGACCCTAGAACAAATGAAATCACTTCAGCTGTATCTTAA
- the LOC110269600 gene encoding uncharacterized protein LOC110269600, with translation MPSDKSISPKKEKIDEDGGFCFECRPLAFVLGLPFALLALVLSVVGAIVWILGAILRCFCPCCGCIAELANIAMDLVQLPVRILRWFIDLIPC, from the exons ATGCCATCCGATAAATCAATATctccaaagaaagaaaaaattgatGAGGATGGTGGGTTTTGCTTCGAATGCAGACCATTGGCTTTCGTTCTTGGATTACCCTTCGCTTTATTGGCATTGGTTTTATCTGTTGTGGGTGCAATTGTTTGGATTCTTGG GGCAATATTGAGGTGTTTTTGTCCATGTTGTGGATGCATAGCAGAATTGGCCAATATAGCTATGGATCTTGTGCAGCTCCCAGTTCGAATTCTTAGATGGTTCATTGACCTAATTCCTTGTTAG
- the LOC107629820 gene encoding phosphomevalonate kinase, peroxisomal isoform X1, translating into MGMNGSSCWHKYRQTTFISIFILFAASSTSLFMAQGRAMSNVIEVSQVAAQALPAPEVISDILNGNWDHERTEFSLPPLMTLLPGEPGTGGSSTPSMVGAVKKWQKSDPQKSLDTWRRLSEANSQLEIQLNFLSKLAKEQWDAYKSVIDSCSKLRSEKWIEQASEPNKEAVIKALLGAKEAMLGIRYHMRLMGEAAGVPIKPESQTKLLDATLNLEGVLLAGVPGAGGFDAVFAVTLGDSSSNVTKTWSSLNVLALLVKEDPCGVSLESADPRTNEITSAVS; encoded by the exons ATGGGAATGAATGGATCCTCATGTTGGCACAAATATAGACAAACCACCTTCATCAGCATCTTCATTCTCTTTGCAGCTTCTTCTACTTCCTTATTCATGGCTCAAG GAAGAGCAATGTCCAATGTAATTGAAGTTTCCCAG GTTGCAGCACAAGCATTGCCTGCACCAGAAGTTATCAGTGACATTCTGAATGGAAACTGGGACCATGAGAGGACTGAGTTCTCTTTACCACCTTTGATGACTCTG TTACCAGGAGAACCAGGAACTGGTGGTTCATCTACGCCATCAATGGTTGGTGCTGTAAAAAAATGGCAAAAGTCTGACCCTCAGAAATCCTTGGACACATGGAGAAGATTGTCAGAGGCGAATTCGCAGTTAGAAATTCAACTGAACTTTTTGAGTAAATTAGCAAAGGAACAATGGGATGCATATAAATCTGTGATTGATAGCTGTAGCAAGCTCAGATCAGAAAAG TGGATAGAGCAAGCTTCTGAACCCAACAAGGAAGCAGTTATTAAAGCATTGCTAGGTGCAAAAGAAGCTATGCTTGGGATTAGATATCATATGCGCCTAATGGGTGAGGCTGCAGGTGTTCCT ATTAAACCAGAATCACAAACAAAACTTTTAGATGCTACACTGAACTTGGAAGGAGTGTTGTTGGCTGGAGTTCCAGGAGCAGGAGGATTTGATGCTGTTTTTGCTGTTACTTTGGGAGATTCAAGCAGCAATGTGACAAAAACATGGAGCTCACTCAATGTTCTTGCCCTTCTGGTTAAAGAAGATCCTTGTGGCGTTTCTTTAGAAAGTGCTGACCCTAGAACAAATGAAATCACTTCAGCTGTATCTTAA
- the LOC107629820 gene encoding phosphomevalonate kinase, peroxisomal isoform X2 codes for MDPHVGTNIDKPPSSASSFSLQLLLLPYSWLKVAAQALPAPEVISDILNGNWDHERTEFSLPPLMTLLPGEPGTGGSSTPSMVGAVKKWQKSDPQKSLDTWRRLSEANSQLEIQLNFLSKLAKEQWDAYKSVIDSCSKLRSEKWIEQASEPNKEAVIKALLGAKEAMLGIRYHMRLMGEAAGVPIKPESQTKLLDATLNLEGVLLAGVPGAGGFDAVFAVTLGDSSSNVTKTWSSLNVLALLVKEDPCGVSLESADPRTNEITSAVS; via the exons ATGGATCCTCATGTTGGCACAAATATAGACAAACCACCTTCATCAGCATCTTCATTCTCTTTGCAGCTTCTTCTACTTCCTTATTCATGGCTCAAG GTTGCAGCACAAGCATTGCCTGCACCAGAAGTTATCAGTGACATTCTGAATGGAAACTGGGACCATGAGAGGACTGAGTTCTCTTTACCACCTTTGATGACTCTG TTACCAGGAGAACCAGGAACTGGTGGTTCATCTACGCCATCAATGGTTGGTGCTGTAAAAAAATGGCAAAAGTCTGACCCTCAGAAATCCTTGGACACATGGAGAAGATTGTCAGAGGCGAATTCGCAGTTAGAAATTCAACTGAACTTTTTGAGTAAATTAGCAAAGGAACAATGGGATGCATATAAATCTGTGATTGATAGCTGTAGCAAGCTCAGATCAGAAAAG TGGATAGAGCAAGCTTCTGAACCCAACAAGGAAGCAGTTATTAAAGCATTGCTAGGTGCAAAAGAAGCTATGCTTGGGATTAGATATCATATGCGCCTAATGGGTGAGGCTGCAGGTGTTCCT ATTAAACCAGAATCACAAACAAAACTTTTAGATGCTACACTGAACTTGGAAGGAGTGTTGTTGGCTGGAGTTCCAGGAGCAGGAGGATTTGATGCTGTTTTTGCTGTTACTTTGGGAGATTCAAGCAGCAATGTGACAAAAACATGGAGCTCACTCAATGTTCTTGCCCTTCTGGTTAAAGAAGATCCTTGTGGCGTTTCTTTAGAAAGTGCTGACCCTAGAACAAATGAAATCACTTCAGCTGTATCTTAA
- the LOC107629819 gene encoding dnaJ homolog subfamily B member 1 — protein MGVDYYKILQVDKNAKDEDLKKAYRKLAMKWHPDKNPNNKKDAEAKFKQISEAYEVLSDPQKRAIYDQYGEEGLKGQVPPPDAGGPGAGAGTTFFSTGDFPGGSFRFNPRSADDIFAEFFGFSSPFGGSGGRGSGMRSRGFSSGMFGDDMFGSFGEGGGVHVSHGAPRKAATIENKLPCTLEEIYRGTTKKMKISREIVDASGKTMPVEEILTINVKPGWKKGTKITFPEKGNEQVNVTPADLVFVIEEKPHGVFTRDGNDLIVTHKITLVEALTGYTVRLTTLDGRTLNIPINTVIHPNYEELVPREGMPLPKDPSKKGNLRIRFNIKFPTRLTDEQKSGIRKLLPASASE, from the exons atggGTGTGGATTATTACAAGATCTTGCAGGTTGATAAGAATGCAAAGGATGAAGACTTGAAGAAGGCTTATAGGAAACTTGCCATGAAGTGGCACCCTGATAAGAACCCCAACAACAAAAAAGATGCTGAAGCTAAGTTCAAGCAGATTTCTGAAGCCTACGAG GTTCTTAGTGATCCTCAGAAGAGAGCTATCTATGACCAGTATGGGGAGGAGGGGCTTAAGGGACAGGTACCCCCTCCTGATGCCGGTGGACCTGGTGCAGGTGCTGGAACTACTTTCTTTTCGACCGGAGATTTCCCAGGAGGATCATTTCGGTTCAATCCCCGGAGTGCAGACGACATTTTTGCAGAATTCTTTGGGTTTTCAAGCCCGTTTGGTGGCTCCGGTGGGAGAGGAAGTGGCATGAGGTCGAGAGGATTTTCTAGTGGAATGTTTGGAGATGATATGTTTGGATCCTTTGGCGAAGGAGGAGGGGTGCATGTGAGCCATGGGGCGCCTCGCAAGGCGGCTACCATTGAGAACAAGTTGCCCTGTACCCTGGAGGAGATATACAGAGGGACCACCAAGAAGATGAAGATTTCTAGAGAAATTGTGGATGCTAGTGG GAAAACCATGCCGGTAGAGGAGATATTGACCATCAACGTGAAGCCTGGTTGGAAGAAGGGCACGAAGATCACCTTCCCGGAGAAGGGAAACGAACAGGTGAACGTGACGCCAGCAGACCTCGTCTTCGTCATCGAAGAAAAGCCGCACGGCGTCTTCACTCGTGACGGAAACGATCTCATCGTGACGCACAAGATCACCCTCGTGGAAGCCTTGACCGGTTACACAGTGCGCCTCACCACACTGGATGGCAGAACCTTAAACATACCAATCAACACCGTGATTCATCCCAACTATGAGGAGCTTGTACCGAGAGAAGGCATGCCATTACCAAAGGATCCATCAAAGAAGGGCAACTTGAGAATAAGATTCAACATCAAGTTCCCAACCAGGCTCACTGATGAACAGAAATCAGGAATTAGGAAACTCTTGCCTGCATCAGCAtcagaataa